GTGAGTATGCCCCAAGTGattcttgtttttctttctgaGTACCgaatctctctctgtgtcccCTCAGATATCTGCTGTACACCTCTTCAGGTGGCGGCCATCGTGCCGGACAGCGCTACAATCATCATCAGGGCGCGGCAGGAGGATCTGCGGGTCAGCTGTTCTTCAATCAGGCAGGCAAGACCACGCCATACAATGCCACACTCTGGCTGAAGCGCTTGGTGAGGGATCTGAGCCGCAAGCAGAAAGAAGAAGTCCCTcctgaggaggagaagcagccgGAGAAGGAAGAGGAACTgctggagaaggaggaggagcagcagccgaaggagggggaggagcagcagcagcaggaggaggaggagcaccagCAAATCAAGCGCGATGTCTCCCTCAACATGGATCTCTTAGATATTGTGGGTGTGGCCGGTAATCCCTCAAAGAAACGCACTCGCACCAAGCGTCAAAGTCCCGGCCGCTCCACCCTCTGCCAGACCACCTCCCAGTTCATAACCCCCCAGGCGGCCCTCAATAGCCGCGGCAATTGGATGTTCGTGGTCAACGAGCAGAACACCGCCCGCCAGATGGTCAAAGCGGAGCTGTGCGCGTAAGTAGAACATCCTTTGGGTAATCGGGGGGATCGATCGATAGAAAACCAATAGACCTTGTCTTGAGTCGAATGTTGGGGAAGTTCTATACAGAATTGTACATCCAATATGTTCTGAAAAGATACCCTCTATATCGTAGATGGATCCGGAGTAGTGGGGGTAGGGAAGggtctcttttttttacaaaatCACAACTTTCTCGAAATATTTTAGTAAAACGAATAATACCAAATATTTGGGTAGGGCGGCCTTTTTCCTACCGCTATTTGTCATTGAAATGTTCACCGTTACCCCCGGACATGCGTCAATAAAAAGTGCGTACAATAAAACATATTGAAATACGTGCCAGAAATTCCAAACGTAAGCCAAACCATGGCATGGCCCTTCCGCCACGAGTACAAGCCACACTCGGAACTGTAATATGCCAAAAACATGTAAATAGGCCTCCTCAAGCCCTCATCGGCCACAGTTCTGGGGTTATAGCAATCTTAGAGATACATTTCATTTGAATAGAACGAACCTCTTTTGAACTGCTTCATTAATGCAAGCCTTACACTGCTTCTGGCAACGCTTAGCCAAGGCACGAACCTCGCATATATACTTGACATGTATAGGCTGCATGTAGAATGTAAGAAATTCACGTAAATACCATGTACGTGACACAGCAAAACAAACAgttcaattttaaattttgcgCCAAGGCTCCATCAGTGTCTGCAGGAGCTCCACGAAGCTAGGGATGTTGAcctgcattttgttgttgatcaGAGATGTCCTCTGGCCAGTACAAAAGCTATCGCCTTTGTTGTAGCACTAATTCCCACTTTAGTTGTCGCCATTAATGCCCTCTCAATGGCTCGCGACCTGTTCAGCCAAGCATCCATGAAGTTGCAATTGCCACTGATTGTTGCATAATGAGTCGTGcccctctctctatcgcaTTTCTCCCTTGCCGCTTCACACTTTTAATCAGTGGCCGAGGTGTTAGGACAACCCTCTCCAGTCACAGCAGGACAGCGATGATTCCGACTCGAAAAGTTCCCCCTTCTTAGGGGAAGCCTCTAACctacatctctctctccctctcgctctctctctttctgggcTGGGCACGTGGGTTAGTGCAGGTCCGGACTAAGGCTCGAGTCCTGCTTCCTGCGCGGAGTGTAGTATTTGGTGTCATAATTGCGGTTAAACGAATTATCACACCCtcgaaacgaaacagaaatgcCAAAGCAGGACTACAAGATTCCATTAGGCCGTGCTCCGGGGTCCGGGGTCCGGGtccctctgccctctgcccgctgctgttgcacgtTCCCCCTACCCCTTACACTCACAGTTCCTTCCCCTTTTTGGATGCGTGCGGTACGTACTCGAAAAACCTTTCCACACTCGAATTAAAAAGCGCAAACAACAAAGTGCGAGAAAACTAGGGTgatgtgactgtgactgtgccCGTGCGATGGGTCTGGCCGGGTCCGTTGTCCGTGTACGGGTCTACCTCCggtctgggctctggctctgtgctTTGCCCCTGGGGTCAATATGGGCTGTCGTTGCCCTAATTGTTCCGCCGTGTTCCCCCCTTGCTGGCCTGTTTAGCTGTTTGCCGCTGTACCGTGCCACTTGTTGTGGCACTTGGCGCAATTTGTTTAACCAAATTGAGTGCCTACGCAGGCGCGCATAAATCTGTGGCCCGAagaacaacagccacagctgtGTGTTCCGGGTTAGGGACTGgcatagggatagggatagggatagggattgggattgggatcggGATTGTACCGTTGCGTTGCCttggctgcctgcctcctTGGGATGCGCTGCTCCTTATCAATTACGTACGATTTCCCGTTTTAACGAGTTCGTTAAACTTTCAACTCTGACGCGCTCTCTGGCCTCTCCTCCATATCCGACAAGGAGGAGGGAGTCCCGGGTCCCGGGTCCCAGCCGGCGCGCTCTTTTATTTATGGTCGCAACCCACAACTAAATTTCGTACAATTGTTGATTTTTAACATCTCTCGTATTTACTGTACTTTAtgctcctctttctctcttcccttttccctttttggaccttcttcttcttcttttttgtttcttttgctgttttctttGCAGCTCGAACACCTGCTCGAACCTGTGCGAGCTGCCCAACGGCTACAACTCGAGATGCGAGCAGAAGTTTGTGCAAAAACGTTTAATTGCGCTCCAGGGCAACGGACAGAATCTGTACACGGACACGTTCTGGTTTCCCAGTTGCTGTGTCTGCACGATAGCTGCCAATTAAACCAGAACGAGGACCAGTACGAGGACCAGTAcgaggaccaggacgaggaagaggacCAGGACAGAGTCGGGTGGCTGGACAGGAGGCAGAGCAATCCCGTGACGCACATCGTTCCACCGTCACTTTTTGCGTGGAAATACGATTTGAGAATAATTATTGCAAAATTCATAATTGATATCTAAATGTTATACACACTCTCATagatacactcacacacgcacacactcacacacatacacacacacaaacacaaacgaaTAGTAGTAGCTTTtagaaattataatttaaaatggaaaaacctcgagagagagaaagagagttgGGCTCGATTTGAATTATTCCATTCGAATAAGTCTTACCCTGTGACGACCCATCATCTATCggatattaaatataataatgcTTCCAGACGATCCTCCCCTGTGGGGGATGCAATTTTTTGATGGGCGAGGAGGAGAGAAATCGGAACCACTCGGAATACCCTTTGATTCGTCAACAATCCCCCAATCCATAGCAATGCGATGTTATTGGTGGCCCCGGGGCCAAAGGGCAAATCGGATTTGATGGTTTTCTAATTAATATAGTTTTCCTTTGTCCGGCAGCCCCCAAAACACGTAAGCCCAGTGCTCTTAATTATGAAATGGCGCAATGAAATTTTTGTGCTGCAGCAAAAACAAGAGCTGCTGCAACAACACCTGCCACTGGCCGCTGCTGTGCCGCTGct
The sequence above is a segment of the Drosophila pseudoobscura strain MV-25-SWS-2005 chromosome X, UCI_Dpse_MV25, whole genome shotgun sequence genome. Coding sequences within it:
- the spz5 gene encoding protein spaetzle 5, producing the protein MTKSIKCLRTSSCNRILLAYVILACTAAAHSSPPPCGLYGAPPCQFLPAPPGQTPSCARPGKTYCEHADNYPTYLIKSLVRKWGYEAGTLLVDETWEDFAAVAWHETPVFYDPKSIFPSRDPNGQDFNGYSYQTPFGGSSSQRVNGGNSLFASSPSTEAPTYLLYTSSGGGHRAGQRYNHHQGAAGGSAGQLFFNQAGKTTPYNATLWLKRLVRDLSRKQKEEVPPEEEKQPEKEEELLEKEEEQQPKEGEEQQQQEEEEHQQIKRDVSLNMDLLDIVGVAGNPSKKRTRTKRQSPGRSTLCQTTSQFITPQAALNSRGNWMFVVNEQNTARQMVKAELCASNTCSNLCELPNGYNSRCEQKFVQKRLIALQGNGQNLYTDTFWFPSCCVCTIAAN